DNA sequence from the Salvia splendens isolate huo1 chromosome 19, SspV2, whole genome shotgun sequence genome:
ttgattttatgtCTTGAAAAGTAGTGTTGGGCCTTTTTGAGGTAAAGCCAATATAAGTGCACCAGTCAAATTCTAGTCTTAATCTTATCTTAAGTTTTTATCACTATCATTATATGTTTCATAGAGAGTAGGATTTAGTCAATAAATAGGGCGCTAAATCAAGAATTAACTCAAATGGTGTGAAATTAGTGCCATCACCACTAACATCATATCATAGTGAATCTTTAAAggggaaattgcagacaagatgAGAAAAAGGTGGATATTCGGTTTAGGTCTTTTCATTGAGCAGTTAATTAGGTAATTAAACCGGTGAAATAAACAATACCCCACCAATGAAACAAATAGATTGTAATTAATTAAGTGGCTTAAATGATGAAAAAGCACTATGTTTCATTAAGGCTGATagttaaaaatcataaaatttagtTAAATTCTGGTGTATACtacaatattaaaaattactagCTACTTTGGATTTGTCTTCTCAGGGGAAAAAATAAGATCATTGACATgtaatattattaatgttttaataaaataattttttttataaatagataaTATCGTTTAACATATCATCGTCGAAGATATTCACATATAATTCACCTGTAGCTATATCAAATATAACTCTACCAactttttttatgaaataataCAGGAAATATCAGAATTTGGAGAAATTAGATGTTTTATGAGAATTTACCCTTTTATTATTCTTACAAATCATTACTTTTAATCGATCCAATTAAGCTTCGCCATTAACTTTCCACTTTTtcagtatatttttatgtgcaGAATTATGATAGACGTTCCATATTAAAATTAATCGTGTCAACAAGCACGTGATGAGTGGAATTTCCAAACCAAGtcatcttttttttattccatttTCCTTCTATTCCATTCTCGAAAGTGCCAAATTTCAAAGAATGAATTGAGTAGAATTTAAGTATGGAAGGAAAAATTATATGTGATGAATATGAAAGTGCTTGAGTTTGAGTGGCTTACCTTAATGTGTGTCATGCAAAGTTCAACAATCAAATGATGAAATATGAATGTCCCatagtattatattatcactGTAAATAGAATTTATAAATAACACTTTCCAAAAAACTTCCCTCTTTTCCATTTCTAtagagaaataaattaaaattgacaaAAGCCAAAAGGGTAGTACTTCAATATTTTGAGACTtgatgtatttaattaatacatTCAAGTTCCACATTTCAACATGTCAAATTTTTTCTTGTACtatagtaattatttataaatacattaattatattttatggtaaagaaaagaaaaaaaattccaaatttataaaaaaaaatacataatctaTCATGCAATaatcaaatattaataaatatcgATAAATTGTTTAAAACATAAACTCGATCCTCTATAAAAGCTATATGCATAATATGAAAGAAAATCAACATCAGAATTATATTCTTAATGCACATGCTAAAGTTAACTAACATCAAATATTCGAATTAAAATCTTGAAATAAGACACACACTCTCTACACTACGGACCGATAGTGAATGATGAACTCACATCCCATAATCGATCATGGCGATCCCAACAAATCTATCCCATGttagaattaataataaaaatataaatattgaaatttagTCATAGGATGCGAAAAAAtcgttaattatttattaaaagtgacaataaaaagaaaacaaaataaagtgGGGATGTGTAGGTGAAGAAATTTTGTAGGGATTGTTGAGGGCATTGAAGAATTTGGGCAGACGTAGGTCCTTTAATTTGTAAGTCGAGATCCATTTcgatgatttttttaaaaaaaataaagggtTTTGGGATTCCAAAACCAAGCTACAAAGTAACAATATAATCACATGGAGATGACTCATACAAATACATGGtacataattattatattattgtttttattattattatgatcaTGGACAAGATAATTGCAACTACTTTTTCCATGGCGACCCCATTgccatgataaaataaaataatagtagtaatttgattttgtttatTCTTTTCTGGTGTAATAGTTGATTGATTATATAAAACGccataaaataaagttgaagaTGACTGAAAATATTGGGAAAATGTGACGCATCTTTCGGTAGTAATACGTAGACTGATGGGGATGTATCCTCTAACCAAATCGATAGCCTAACTAGAGCTACCAAAACTTtacttatttataattttatttaaaataataattaccaATCAATTGGAATTTTACTTATCCATTAGTAATTTCAGAAATATTCGCATCATTAAATATACAAAACATATGTTCTCTATTGAAGTAGGAATAGTTAATTTAGCATACTCCCTTAAtctcatgttacttgcactcttccatttcggctcgtcacaaactacttacaatatttatagtttaagttagaattaatgtatttaattaatatgttagattaagttaagagctcatttattaagtgatgtctcattacacttaaaatttaatttaattatactaaaaaatcaattCCAAAAAAACATCTATGGCAACTCAAAATAGGGGCAGaatagaaaatatatatattgaacatttttaataatttgagaGTAGTATATATATGGAGCCATAGCTAGAATAAATAACATAGCAGTATATATCCTAACAATAAAATTATGGAGCCATAGCTAGATATTTTAGTAGATATACATAAATTGATAGTagtaattcttattcatgtaattgttaattttaataagttaaaacctaaaattttacatttcaatttttttaaaattgattacttttaaaataattatctaaaaatattttgtgtGAACAGCGACAATATGATCGAATATCATCACTCTTATCTTAAATCTATGCGATAAATTCGTCAATATTTGAATAGTAGTTATAGTACTATCTTTTTTTGACAAATAAAAGTAATAGATGGCTGTGAAGAAAATACTTGCATGAGGCGGCTAATCTTTGACCATATTTAAAGCATAAACATTTAGTCTAATATTTAAGCAAAGCAAAGACGTATAAATTATGAGGAAAATAATAGACATAGCTCATGCTAATTGACCAGCTATATCCTAACACTAACAGAAAATTTAGAACTAGGGAAAAATAGTTTATCTTCTAgaggaaaaataatttaatttaataaacagaTTAGCCTAATCTTTTTAATGTGTAACATTATTTTATTGCAATTtatcaaaaacaaaaataaatattctttGGACTTCATCTGATGTCACGgattttatacatacatataatatatttatatccCCCTAAATGATCTTATCTAGCTCGACTATAGATTAGTgaatgaaattataaaaaactgACAAATAACCCCAAaaaacaattatatatatagggtgGATCATTGACTTTCTTGAAATAAATCCATAATAGCGTAGGTGGAAgaataatattactattataatgTATGATCCcaactctctctatatatatttaaaaattaacatATCCCAACCTTTTTCTAAACATTTCTGCACCATGTAATACATGTGCCGACCTGATGAAAAGTGTATATTTAGCATCAATTCTACATCAATTATTGTTAATTTTGTCAATTAAATGAGGGTTCTTTTAGTTAAATGCAATTTACCTAATGTGTGGTTCATTTTCTTATCtctgaatttttaatttttcgagATTTGAGTCTTTATTAACCCTGCCAAGCATTAAACTTCATTTACTTCTTGCTAGAGTAGCAATCCAATCTAGtggtgggtcggtacggtataccgtaccgaccgtgtcataccgcataccgtaccggaaattACGGTATGTCAAAATTCCATACCGATATCgtaccgaatttccggtataccggaaattcggtatgataattTTTGACGTCCCCGGCGGATGCCAAATATCTGCGGCCATTGCAGTGCCACGGCGGTCGTCCCGGCGGACGTtcagatttttgatttttttaactatgtatttttttaaaaaataattatgtatgttttttactatttaaataaaatcgatgcattttctccatgttcgtgtcgaaattttaattccgtaaattgcatatttgtgaatttgtgaatttttattattgtgaatgtccgtcgggatgtccttgaggatgtccgctattgtgcagtgggatgtccttatgacgtggcagtgcagtgagatgtccttatgacgtggcagaatgtgtttttttgtgtccgtcgggacatccgttcccattgcggatgctcttataattcatgcattatttcttattttcaaTTATGCCATTAATTTCCATTTGAACAATACCAAAATTatcatttatatataaaattataataacaCTAATCTGCGTGTAGTATAGTCATTTTGTTTATAACCAAATAaaaagtagtttttttttttgtaacagATCAATGATTTTTTAGCAATGGAACTTTGGCACTTTTACCTAAATCAAAACCTGCCTAATCTAGAAATTGCCCAAACGAATAAACTAGTTTAtaacattaattatttcattcacAAAAGTTTCATACATATTATACTAGTACAAAAATACGAATGCAAATTTATCCTTATataaaagtttataattttactaattatttCATTCCGAGAAGTTCCCCACATATTATAGTATCATAAAATTGAGCAAAATCGTCTAATGACTCAAAATTCATGAACATCTTCACCCTCCTTTTAGAATTTGAAGGCCTAATTCATCGATTTTACTAATTTCTTTACAGTAAAAAAATGCTGAAAGTTTGAAATTGCCGAGCATCATCCACCATAAAGGGgtgataatataaataatagcAACATCAAAAGTAACGTAACAAACGGCAAAAAACTAACTACTAGATAACAAACATCATCATCTCGCTCTCACATctatcgagagggcaaccgaccGACCGAttttctggcaggtagggggtccagacccctgccatcaccttctttgatgcggattcagcgcctcgatatttgaagtcgctcatcaggatggaccagttgggctatccgaacttcagattcagatatcgagatggatgactacttcacatggttcgtggttttgatttatggtttttgttttcctttggatttggccaaCTTTTGGCCTTCATCCTTGTCATTATTTTGATGTATATCTttgttatgtttgttttttcgttagttagatggttagtaaccggtctgtggggatacaaTAGTAGCTTTGgtagctcttgtgatttgtatctctcgtgcggaccaGTCACTTTTGGACTTggttgatgtatgttcttttgatgatttttgatatagacaggttgggggtcagccttaaccccccgccgtgatggtgtttgaggaaaaaaaaacatcatCGTCTCGCAACAAAGTCAAGTTATAGAGGTTGttgtacattaaaaaaaatacaattgaTGCTCAtattgcaaaataaaacaaattcttCGAATAGAGATGTGATAATTATAAGTGCCAAGAATAAAGAAAAACTTCGATGGAAAACAAGGTCTTCCTAAACATAATTTATGAGAAGATACTGAATTTGTATACTAACCcgttcacaaaaaatagtcatgtttttccattttagaccatccacaaaaATAGTTCTATAATGAGGTAAAATCCATATTTTACTAACACTTAAACCACTTTTTCACTTTATTTCTCTCTTGCCGCAATGaagactatttttttggaccGAATTAGTATTTGAAAAattgtttaataatgatttcTGAAGTTAGTGCCGATTGATACAaatttttttaccataaatattcaGTATAATTACTGCATCCGTTAAAGAACAATTCTAATCAGATGCTGCCTGTCCAACATAATATCGCGgactataagagcatctccagtggtcggcTAGCGAGcggctcgccgaactattgcagccggcgagcgccaaatcggcgagaatttcggTGAGGGAACGTCGATTCCCTGGCTCTCGCCGATTCTctcgccgatcggctcgccgctattgcagcctcccgatcggcgaggaaccggcgagccaaatttttttaattttttttaattttcgaaacactatatatacgtgaTTTGCgcgacattttcattcgcaccacttgttttaacgagtaatctctctatctaaatttctgtacaggatcaacaacgtgaaatggatctcaacaacgagccaaATTCAGGGTCGAGCGGGTCGCAAACTCCCACGGTttccgtgggaggtggatggaatcagatgcccgggtactacaacatgtaccatTGGCAACAGATGATACCCGGGATGACATCTGGTGGTGGTATGCCTGGATGACAGGGGACACCGGGGGGTCAGGGAGGACCGGGGATGCATCGCGGGATGAcgatgatgccggggggtcAGGGGGGACCGGGGATGCATTTTGGGATGCCgatgatgtcggggtgggcacccgggatgcaggcGACGCCGGGGTACCCGGCGAtacaggggacgccggggatGGCGGGGATGTAGGGGACGCAGGGTACACCGTGGgggcaggggacgccggggggctCTGACGTCTATCGCCCTAGCTTTGATTTTGGTACTGctgcttcgcacacatcgaccccagcggagaCGCAGTTCGAGGGGATTGATACCTAtccttagatgagttgggtATAGATCTCGGGGCACCGGACACTCCTgtggggcggggtcggggcgctcCCAAGAACAAGAAGTGGAAGaaggtggtcggcgagtcgtcgcagccggaggtacggaggaagtggacagacgcggagagtgtcgcgctgtccaaggcgtgggtgagtgtttgcgatgaccccctcgcctcgaacaatcagaggatcgttaacttgtgggctaaaatagcagcagcctatcAGGCATTTTGCCCAGAGGGGAGGCtacgcagcggggaggagtgccggaaggggtgggaccgaatccggtctggggtctcccgattttcgggcttgtacaccaacgccctctgAATGAAGTCCAGCGACCAAACTGACGACGACTGCAGGAGGCTGGCAGAGAAAGAGTTCCCCCAgcccgggctttacaaggacttcaactactggaactgctacgaggtgctaatggactccgagatgtttcgggcaggtgtcgacgcgggctggccgaagaagcagcgcctgaactattCAGGTGATTACGCCGGAGGTAgtagcggcggttcccacgacctccctgaaGATGCTCAGGAGACCTCGTCCCCTCcctcgtttactcgccgcactcgacCGGTTGGTCAAAGACGGGCGCAACGCCCTCATCagaggtcccaggaggtccagtcggcatcccccctgttggcagcTCGACAGGCGACCTCGTCTTCTTGGCGCGTCAACAAGCGCGGGCTCAGATGATCAAGGTCATAGATCAATGGAAGAATGCAACTGGCCCCGAGGAGAATAGTTTTTTGCACGccgtgctcgtgagtatgcgacgGGTTTTGAATCCCGGCGCGGCACAGGTCGGGGGCtctgacgcgggctcagatgccgcagatttgggagtcccggatagcggcgacgacggcgaggagtgaggcggcgACAGAGGGGTGGGCCCGTGCGTGGATTAGGAATTTTTTaaagtaatgtaatttttttacttttttttaattaatgtttttttaaaatttaatattattagagaattttccagtatatgtgtcgtaaatttaattccgtattttgtatgattgtttaattatttgtttttagtgttgatgatgtggcaaggctatggctgggctattgcttgtcctgctgatgtggcaggaggaatttagtgttgctgatgtggcatggctgggctattgcttgtccgctAATCACCGGAGAGATGCTCTAAGAATTGGGCGTAACCCACCGTATGAAAAATTGCTAAAAACTAGATGATGAGGTAAATAACAATTACCATATCTACCATGTAAAACAGTAAAGAATCACAGTAGAAAAACAGCCAACAAAAATACTCGAAAATTGTCTCATCAGACAAACTGGTTTCGCCCATGCTGGCGCTGTCCGAAAATTAAATACTCAAAATCCAAATGCTGGCGCTGACATAGCACCAATAAATTCTTTAATTTCCATGATATATTTCTGACCAATCGCACCCAACAAATTCATAAATCTCAAGCTATTTAATAAACCCAATTAATAATCACTCTTTTTCTGACCAATAGCTGAATCAGAAGGACCACTAATCCATGTCACCTTGCTTGGAAATCCATTAATCAAATCAAGAAttcaataaagaaaaaaaaaccgaTCAATTTCTCAGAAAGAGATTGCTCTGATAGCGATGCAAACAGTGCTCTCTCAAAAAAGGATATACAGTTTGTTTATTTTCATgcatttttacaaataaaaaagtatgctttgtgtttgtgtatttgacagagagagaaaggggggTTTGGTTTAAAAGTTAAGCTAAGTTAGCACATGTttaagggagagagagagagaggaatttGCTCGTCGTGGTGAAGAAGCAGACGGCGCTAAATATGGTTGTGGAGATGCGAGCCGCTTCTGCCATTGGAGATAGAAAAGGAACTTTCTCTGTGCTCTTCCTTTTCCTTCTCTTCATTCTCATCCTCTTCATCCTCTAATTAATTCAACCATATCTACTTTTTCCAACTTTGTCGATGATTTCCTTTCTTTTTCAAGCATCAATTTTACTTATTTGAAGCAAAGACCGAATCTTTCTGGGATTTCTTGATGTGGGCGTGTGCGTTTTTCTGAGCTCTTTCTTCATTTTTGGGCCTTATTGTGTTGTGTTACATGAGATTTCATAAATCTGAGTTTGTTGAGCTTTTTGTTGTATGAAAAATTCAATCTTGGAGTGTGGTGTTGATGATTCTGGGATTGGTTGAAGTCATTTCTAACCtagaatttgtttttttttagtaTGTAATGTTTATATATATGATTAGGACACACACATTTCTTGCTGGAGAGTAGTTTCCTAAATCTCACCAAGTTTTATCCAAAGGTAAATCTAATATTGCTGTTTTCTTAATCTCATTTGTGATTGAAAAAATCtgtgaaatataaaaaatcagATTTTGCTTCAAAATGTTTGTTTTGACAAATGATTTTCAAGATTTTTGAATTCTACCACTGTGAATCACCTTGGAATGCCTTCTTTCAATCTCTGCTGCTTTCTTTAGCTTAAAGATTAAATTTTTATGTGTTTCACAAGAGAGAAAGAGGATGTCCTTCCTAATCTGATTTTGCTTCAAAAAGTTTGTTTTGGCGAATGATTTTTAAGATTTTTATGGGATTCAAGAATTTTGAATTCTACCACTGTTAATCACCTTG
Encoded proteins:
- the LOC121779223 gene encoding uncharacterized PE-PGRS family protein PE_PGRS20-like, with product MDLNNEPNSGSSGSQTPTVSVGDDTRDDIWWWYAWMTGDTGGSGRTGDASRDDDDAGGSGGTGDAFWDADDVGVGTRDAGDAGVPGDTGDAGDGGDVGDAGYTVGAGDAGGL